One genomic region from Leptolyngbya sp. FACHB-261 encodes:
- a CDS encoding Cof-type HAD-IIB family hydrolase has product MSNLPSPSSKVSLLLADVDGTLVTKEKILTDRARAAVQKLQDAGIRFTITSGRPPLGMKMIVETLELTEPIAAFNGGLFLDRDFSMLDENVLPTATAQTIAKMITDHHLDVWIYRGSEWFVHERHGPHVDREEWTVKFSPTVVASFDNLFDNVVKIVGVSDDLEAITKCEADVQQAFSQQVCCQAGASSSGGEQVSAARSQPYYLDVTHPRANKGAVVDRLSQLLGIPREEIATIGDMPNDVPMFERSGLSIAMGNASVEVQQCAHYVTTSYEEEGFANAVEWFILGNGKPAELSSSYLQQSTV; this is encoded by the coding sequence ATGTCGAACCTACCGTCTCCATCGTCTAAAGTCTCTCTGCTGCTTGCAGATGTGGATGGCACTCTGGTCACGAAAGAAAAAATATTGACCGATCGCGCCCGTGCTGCTGTTCAGAAACTTCAAGATGCAGGCATTCGTTTCACCATTACCAGTGGTCGTCCTCCCTTGGGCATGAAGATGATTGTGGAGACATTGGAGCTAACAGAGCCTATCGCGGCCTTTAACGGAGGTTTATTTCTCGATCGTGACTTTTCTATGCTCGATGAGAATGTTTTGCCAACAGCAACCGCCCAAACGATTGCCAAAATGATCACCGATCATCATTTAGATGTTTGGATCTATCGCGGCAGTGAGTGGTTCGTACACGAGCGGCATGGCCCTCACGTCGATCGCGAAGAGTGGACAGTCAAATTTTCACCAACAGTTGTAGCAAGCTTCGATAATTTATTCGACAACGTAGTGAAAATAGTCGGTGTTAGTGATGATCTAGAAGCCATTACTAAGTGCGAAGCCGATGTGCAGCAGGCGTTTAGCCAACAGGTTTGCTGTCAAGCAGGAGCCAGTTCCAGTGGCGGAGAACAGGTCTCTGCGGCTCGCTCTCAGCCCTATTACCTAGACGTGACCCATCCCCGTGCGAACAAAGGAGCAGTTGTTGACCGCCTCTCACAGTTGCTCGGAATTCCGAGAGAAGAAATCGCCACGATCGGGGATATGCCAAACGATGTACCCATGTTCGAACGCAGTGGCTTGAGCATTGCTATGGGTAACGCCAGTGTTGAGGTGCAACAGTGTGCCCACTACGTCACGACTTCCTATGAGGAGGAGGGATTTGCCAATGCAGTCGAATGGTTCATCTTAGGTAATGGAAAGCCAGCAGAATTATCCAGCAGCTACCTTCAACAATCGACTGTTTAA
- a CDS encoding class I fructose-bisphosphate aldolase has protein sequence MTQRVKEILSWYGSDNPGTLTNLARVLNHGRLAGTGKLVILPVDQGFEHGPARSFASNPPAYDPRYHFELAIDAGCNAYAAPLGFLEAGAREFAGEIPLILKLNNHDVLLDETNPTQGLTGSVQDALRLGCVGIGFTIYPGSSQRFEMYGQIRAYAEEAKRHGLIVMIWSYARGADLSKTGETAIDVIGYAAQIAAQLGAHIIKVKLPNEHIEQEAARKVYEKEQIAIATLEERVRHVVQCTFYGRRIVIFSGGTIDTDEALLAEAHAIQAGGGFGSVIGRNSFQRSKPDALRLLNSIMDTYNSRGVLSHAQH, from the coding sequence ATGACTCAACGAGTAAAAGAAATTCTCAGTTGGTACGGTAGTGATAATCCAGGAACGCTGACCAACCTGGCGCGGGTACTCAATCACGGCAGACTGGCGGGAACGGGCAAGCTCGTAATTTTGCCCGTTGATCAAGGCTTTGAACATGGGCCTGCCCGCAGTTTTGCCTCTAATCCCCCTGCTTACGATCCGCGTTATCACTTTGAGCTAGCAATCGACGCAGGCTGCAATGCCTACGCTGCGCCGCTAGGTTTTCTAGAAGCTGGGGCACGGGAATTTGCAGGTGAGATTCCGCTAATCCTCAAATTGAATAATCACGATGTGCTGTTGGATGAAACCAATCCAACCCAAGGACTCACAGGCAGTGTGCAGGATGCCCTGCGTTTGGGCTGTGTGGGAATTGGCTTTACCATCTACCCAGGTTCATCTCAACGGTTTGAGATGTATGGGCAAATTCGGGCCTATGCCGAGGAAGCGAAACGTCACGGATTGATTGTCATGATCTGGTCGTATGCACGGGGGGCAGATCTCAGCAAGACGGGCGAGACAGCGATTGATGTTATTGGTTATGCGGCTCAAATTGCAGCTCAGTTAGGCGCTCATATCATTAAGGTCAAACTGCCGAATGAACATATTGAGCAGGAAGCGGCTCGTAAAGTCTACGAAAAAGAACAAATTGCGATCGCAACCTTAGAAGAACGGGTACGCCACGTCGTGCAATGTACTTTCTATGGACGGCGAATTGTGATTTTTTCGGGCGGCACGATTGACACTGATGAGGCTTTACTGGCTGAAGCTCACGCTATCCAAGCAGGTGGGGGATTTGGTTCGGTTATTGGGCGTAACTCGTTCCAACGCTCCAAGCCAGATGCCTTGCGGCTACTCAACAGCATCATGGATACGTACAACTCCCGGGGTGTACTCAGTCATGCCCAGCATTAG